One Solibacillus sp. R5-41 DNA segment encodes these proteins:
- a CDS encoding septum site-determining protein MinC, which yields MKKQLVHIKGTKEGLALRLDDQCSYAELIEELGNKVTDGHLDGKIDVQLHLGKRYCTPEQKQQLIKAVEQQQNLRVSKVQSDVMSIEESKHLLEVNRSEKYVGIVRSGQILRAPGDIIVLGDVNPNGRIEAGGSIYVMGKLKGIAHAGSQGNEDAIISASHFEPTHVLIANQVEVMTNERQFILDHTEQLCAYIGSNGEICYDRIQEARNIRPNLSTYRGGS from the coding sequence ATGAAAAAACAACTTGTCCATATTAAGGGGACAAAAGAAGGGTTAGCACTTCGACTAGACGATCAATGTTCCTACGCGGAGTTAATTGAAGAACTAGGAAATAAAGTTACAGATGGCCATCTTGATGGTAAAATAGATGTGCAATTACATTTGGGGAAGCGCTATTGTACACCCGAACAAAAACAGCAATTAATAAAAGCCGTAGAGCAACAGCAAAATCTGCGTGTTTCTAAAGTGCAAAGCGATGTAATGTCGATTGAGGAAAGTAAGCATTTACTTGAAGTGAATCGCTCAGAGAAATATGTTGGAATTGTTCGCTCTGGTCAAATATTAAGAGCGCCTGGTGATATCATCGTACTAGGAGATGTCAATCCAAATGGACGCATCGAAGCGGGCGGTAGTATTTATGTGATGGGCAAGCTAAAGGGGATTGCGCATGCAGGTTCCCAAGGCAATGAAGATGCGATTATTTCTGCATCTCATTTCGAGCCAACACATGTATTAATTGCGAACCAGGTGGAAGTAATGACAAATGAAAGACAATTCATTTTAGATCATACGGAACAATTATGTGCTTATATTGGTTCGAACGGAGAAATCTGTTACGATAGAATACAAGAAGCAAGAAATATACGACCGAATTTGTCGACATATCGAGGAGGAAGCTAA
- the mreD gene encoding rod shape-determining protein MreD gives MLVRFLIPAVAVLLFLLESKFAMYSPIELKGATIILVPRFLILYLIFLAIYYSRKKAMIYGLIFGLCFDVFYINIIGLYTFLYPAVCFLAAWSVKRIHPHLAVSILIAITLMSLLEFAIYEFFYVIQFTSMALQPFLYNRLVPTILANSLFLMILGWAFKYLISARVLQRAQQHS, from the coding sequence ATGCTCGTTCGGTTTCTAATTCCAGCTGTCGCGGTGCTCTTATTTTTACTAGAATCTAAATTTGCGATGTACTCCCCAATCGAATTAAAAGGCGCAACCATTATTTTAGTTCCGCGCTTTTTAATTCTATATTTAATCTTTTTAGCCATTTATTATAGTCGCAAAAAAGCGATGATTTACGGACTTATTTTCGGGCTCTGCTTTGATGTTTTTTACATTAATATTATTGGGCTCTATACATTTTTATATCCCGCTGTTTGTTTCCTTGCTGCTTGGAGTGTGAAAAGAATTCACCCACATCTCGCAGTTTCTATTTTAATTGCCATTACACTAATGAGTTTATTAGAATTTGCTATTTATGAATTTTTCTATGTTATTCAATTTACTTCGATGGCATTACAGCCTTTCTTGTACAATCGACTTGTGCCAACCATTTTAGCGAATTCTTTATTTTTAATGATACTAGGTTGGGCATTCAAATATTTGATTAGCGCTCGTGTGCTTCAGCGTGCACAGCAGCATTCTTAA
- the mreC gene encoding rod shape-determining protein MreC, with the protein MPHFTNKKLIVLLISVIFLVALIGFSLRDRHNATLPEQIIKDTVGFAQSIIAKPTNYITGIFSNIESLLNTYEENIRLKMRLEDFAALQAEVGVLKAENASLRELTSIEESLRDFDPIQATVIARNPDQWEEKIILNKGTADGVEKNMAVMTARGLIGKIVIATPFTSEVELLYTNNENYRVSAIVLGENNKEIHGLIEGYDEERNELLLKRIDSSLKLKVGEKVQTSGLGGIFPKGILIGEVTEVTTDDFGLTKMAYVKPAADFSMLENVIIAKRKTITIDGSDGNATNGDLTNGPVAEEEEGEE; encoded by the coding sequence GTGCCACATTTTACAAATAAAAAATTAATCGTTCTATTAATAAGCGTAATTTTCCTTGTGGCATTGATTGGTTTCTCTCTACGTGATCGTCATAACGCAACATTACCCGAGCAAATTATTAAAGATACAGTTGGCTTTGCACAATCTATTATTGCAAAGCCAACAAATTACATAACAGGTATTTTTAGCAATATTGAATCGCTGTTAAATACGTATGAAGAAAATATCCGCTTAAAAATGCGCCTTGAGGACTTTGCTGCATTACAGGCAGAAGTCGGTGTCTTAAAAGCAGAAAATGCTTCATTACGTGAACTAACTTCGATCGAGGAGAGTTTGCGTGATTTCGACCCGATTCAGGCGACGGTCATTGCGAGAAACCCTGATCAATGGGAAGAAAAGATTATTTTAAACAAAGGTACAGCAGATGGCGTTGAAAAGAATATGGCTGTTATGACTGCACGTGGCCTAATTGGCAAAATTGTAATTGCGACGCCGTTCACTTCAGAAGTTGAACTTCTTTATACTAATAATGAAAATTATCGTGTATCTGCAATTGTACTGGGAGAAAATAATAAAGAAATTCATGGTTTAATAGAAGGTTATGATGAAGAGCGCAACGAATTATTATTAAAGCGAATCGATTCGAGTTTAAAATTAAAGGTGGGCGAAAAAGTCCAAACTTCTGGTTTAGGTGGAATTTTCCCGAAAGGAATTTTAATCGGAGAAGTGACAGAAGTGACAACAGATGACTTTGGTTTGACAAAAATGGCGTACGTGAAACCTGCTGCAGATTTCTCTATGCTAGAAAATGTGATCATTGCTAAACGTAAAACGATTACTATTGATGGGTCTGACGGTAACGCAACAAATGGTGATTTAACAAATGGACCGGTTGCAGAGGAAGAAGAGGGGGAGGAATAA
- a CDS encoding rod shape-determining protein, whose protein sequence is MFGLGNKDVGIDLGTANTLVFIKGKGIVLREPSVVAKNTKTGDIVAVGNDAKNMIGRTPGSIVAIRPMKDGVIADFEITTAMIQYYLKEALKASGSNWKKPNVMICVPYGITSVEQRAVIDASRQAGAKEAFTIEEPFAAAIGANLPVWEPTGSMVVDIGGGTTEVAVISLGGIVTSESVRVGGDAMDHSIIAYIRKTYNLTIGERTAESIKVEIGTARSEGPTETMEIRGRDLVTGLPKTIEITSEEISKSLHEAIVAILDGVKKTLEQTPPELSADVMERGIVLTGGGALLRNLDKVISDETNMPVFIAESPLDCVAIGTGKALDNIALIRAQQLR, encoded by the coding sequence TTGTTTGGATTAGGAAATAAAGATGTCGGGATTGATCTTGGCACAGCGAATACACTTGTATTTATTAAAGGAAAAGGGATTGTTTTACGCGAACCTTCAGTGGTAGCGAAAAATACAAAAACAGGGGATATCGTTGCAGTAGGTAATGATGCGAAAAATATGATCGGACGTACACCAGGTTCGATTGTCGCAATTCGTCCAATGAAAGATGGCGTTATTGCAGATTTCGAGATTACAACAGCGATGATTCAATATTATTTAAAAGAGGCATTGAAAGCTTCGGGTTCAAACTGGAAAAAGCCGAATGTTATGATTTGTGTACCTTATGGCATTACTTCAGTAGAACAACGTGCGGTAATTGATGCTTCACGTCAAGCCGGTGCAAAGGAAGCATTTACAATTGAAGAGCCGTTTGCAGCTGCAATCGGTGCAAACTTACCTGTATGGGAGCCTACTGGTTCAATGGTAGTTGACATCGGTGGTGGTACGACAGAAGTAGCCGTTATTTCACTTGGCGGTATTGTAACTAGTGAATCAGTACGTGTTGGCGGTGACGCAATGGATCATTCGATTATTGCATACATTCGTAAAACGTATAACTTAACAATCGGTGAGCGTACAGCGGAATCAATAAAAGTGGAAATTGGTACAGCACGTTCAGAAGGACCAACAGAAACGATGGAAATTCGCGGTCGTGACTTAGTGACAGGTTTACCAAAAACAATTGAAATTACTTCAGAAGAAATTTCGAAATCATTACACGAAGCAATTGTTGCAATTTTAGACGGTGTGAAAAAAACATTAGAACAAACACCACCAGAATTATCTGCTGACGTAATGGAACGCGGAATTGTTTTAACAGGCGGTGGAGCTTTGTTACGTAATTTAGATAAAGTAATTAGTGATGAAACGAACATGCCTGTATTTATCGCAGAAAGCCCATTAGATTGTGTGGCAATCGGGACAGGTAAAGCTTTAGATAATATTGCATTGATTCGTGCGCAACAACTAAGATAA
- the radC gene encoding DNA repair protein RadC: MSVTPIDNIKIRDVHEADRPRERLIRQGAKSLSNQELIAILLGTGTKNESVLAVANRVLLNFEKLHNLKHATLEEMKDIKGIGEAKAVLLLASIELGRRLASKELEERYTIRSPEDAASYLMQDMTSLQQEHFVCLFLNVKNQVLHKQTIFVGSLNASIVHPREIFREAVKRSAAAIICSHNHPSGVPTPSPEDIEVTNRLHEAGQIIGVDLLDHIIIGDHQFISMKEKGYF; encoded by the coding sequence ATGTCAGTAACGCCGATTGATAATATTAAAATAAGAGACGTCCATGAAGCAGACCGACCGCGAGAAAGACTAATCCGTCAAGGGGCAAAAAGTTTATCCAACCAAGAGCTTATTGCGATTTTACTCGGGACAGGTACGAAAAATGAATCGGTCTTAGCGGTGGCGAATCGTGTGTTATTAAACTTTGAAAAGCTGCATAATTTAAAGCATGCAACATTAGAGGAAATGAAGGATATAAAAGGGATTGGAGAAGCAAAAGCGGTGTTATTACTTGCGTCGATAGAGCTAGGGCGTCGATTAGCATCGAAAGAATTAGAGGAGCGCTATACAATCCGTTCCCCCGAAGATGCCGCATCGTATTTAATGCAGGATATGACCTCGTTGCAGCAGGAGCATTTTGTCTGCTTGTTTTTGAACGTAAAAAATCAAGTGCTACATAAGCAAACGATTTTTGTAGGTAGCTTAAATGCGAGTATCGTGCATCCGCGAGAGATTTTCCGTGAAGCAGTAAAGCGTTCAGCAGCAGCGATTATTTGTTCACATAACCACCCGAGTGGCGTGCCCACACCAAGTCCTGAAGATATTGAAGTTACAAATCGCTTGCACGAGGCGGGTCAAATTATTGGTGTAGACTTGCTCGACCACATCATTATTGGGGATCATCAATTTATTAGTATGAAAGAAAAAGGCTATTTTTAA
- a CDS encoding nucleoside triphosphate pyrophosphatase, protein MNFTTNNQIVLASASPRRKELLGMLGVPFVVQTSNVEETSVQANTAQQYVKEVALLKTRDVAANHPGQLIIGADTIVIYEQQILHKPKSHEEAVHHLKKLASNRHQVMTAVAIIQPDGTETTFIEETTVVFKDVSNALIEAYVQTGDPFDKAGGYGIQTSGALLVDRIEGDYNNVVGLPIATLVETLLTLQLLKISF, encoded by the coding sequence ATGAATTTTACTACGAATAATCAAATTGTTTTAGCATCTGCATCTCCAAGAAGAAAAGAATTATTGGGGATGCTTGGCGTTCCTTTTGTTGTCCAAACAAGCAATGTTGAGGAAACAAGTGTACAAGCAAATACAGCACAGCAATATGTGAAAGAAGTGGCACTATTAAAAACGAGGGATGTTGCGGCCAATCATCCTGGGCAATTAATTATAGGTGCTGATACAATCGTCATTTACGAACAACAAATTTTACACAAGCCAAAATCTCATGAAGAAGCGGTTCATCATTTGAAGAAATTGGCAAGTAATCGACATCAAGTAATGACCGCAGTAGCAATCATTCAGCCTGATGGTACAGAAACAACTTTTATTGAAGAAACAACGGTTGTATTTAAAGATGTTTCGAATGCATTGATTGAGGCTTATGTTCAAACAGGGGATCCTTTTGATAAAGCTGGTGGCTACGGTATTCAAACAAGTGGTGCGTTACTCGTCGATCGAATCGAAGGAGATTATAATAATGTTGTCGGTTTACCAATCGCAACATTAGTAGAAACTTTGCTTACTTTACAACTACTAAAAATTTCTTTTTAG
- a CDS encoding translation initiation factor 2: protein MPIYRTFKKNAVVQAVVYGALTGLIGVIAFVIILQLPKEPIEQGEVISTSQQPTEVNEKGPVKQQFFALQHGVYSSFDSAAQFLASFPTLNKASIVRVGDQFFIWSKIDIEKVEGATQTVPSSFYKSITLSSSCPNHAENQLPKTLMDTKNLMLDSVTSEQQVNLPEDWSVILPEIQKLSGNTSVIRLHALINYYERLDCLKIDF, encoded by the coding sequence ATGCCAATTTATCGAACATTTAAAAAAAATGCCGTTGTACAAGCTGTCGTTTATGGAGCTTTAACCGGATTAATAGGCGTCATTGCATTTGTTATTATATTACAATTACCTAAAGAGCCAATCGAACAAGGGGAAGTCATTAGTACTTCGCAGCAGCCAACTGAAGTGAATGAAAAGGGTCCGGTCAAGCAACAGTTTTTCGCATTGCAGCATGGCGTATATTCTAGTTTCGATAGCGCAGCACAATTTTTAGCATCCTTCCCAACGTTAAATAAAGCATCAATTGTTCGTGTCGGTGATCAATTTTTTATTTGGTCTAAAATCGATATTGAGAAAGTGGAGGGGGCGACTCAAACGGTGCCGAGTTCCTTTTATAAATCCATTACTTTGTCGAGTAGCTGTCCGAATCATGCGGAAAATCAGTTGCCGAAAACGTTAATGGATACGAAAAACTTAATGCTTGACAGTGTAACGAGTGAGCAACAAGTGAATTTACCAGAAGATTGGAGTGTCATACTTCCGGAAATTCAAAAGTTATCTGGAAATACGAGTGTCATCCGTTTACATGCATTAATAAATTATTATGAACGCTTAGATTGCTTGAAAATTGACTTTTAG
- a CDS encoding alkaline phosphatase has protein sequence MKFSKKWSSLFLASAITLSSVSIAQPEVKAAEVKKPTNVIMLVMDGSSNNAVTLSRWYKGGNLAMDEILSGAMRTYSADSAITDSAPAATALATGHKSNDKYVGVLPSVVNSPGLEQIATEDAFKPVANVLEGAKKEGKATGIISTSEIQHATPAGFSAHVKNRSQYGDIAEQQVYQNIDVVLGGGLESLTPGTTKNARKDGENLISVLEDQQYDLVKTRDELLKTDADRIWGSFAPSALAYDFDRKATNIDEPTLAEMTDKAIDTLKKDEDGFFLFVEGSKVDWAAHANDTIGIISDILSFDDAVKEAVEFAKEDGNTMVIAVTDHGNSGITMGNANTTSTYSSIPVSAYIDPLKKATMTIEGALSQLKEDKSNIVEVATLYGLDNLTEEELATLTSAKDLGSEMAKMLANRANIGFTTGGHTGEDVFLYSYGPSKVTGLVENTDLALTMAKFMNFDLGELTDELYVPASEALTKKGFTTKIDVSDKENPIFIAQKDNHTYSIPVNKNIVNYEKTLENGDSVTDTFTFNTINVYNGTDFYVSQEALNSIK, from the coding sequence ATGAAGTTTTCAAAAAAATGGAGTTCATTATTTTTAGCAAGCGCAATCACTTTATCATCGGTTAGTATTGCACAACCAGAGGTAAAAGCAGCGGAAGTAAAAAAACCAACAAACGTTATCATGCTTGTGATGGACGGTAGCAGTAATAACGCCGTCACTCTTTCTCGTTGGTATAAAGGTGGAAACCTAGCAATGGACGAAATTTTATCAGGAGCGATGCGTACTTACTCTGCAGATTCTGCTATTACTGACTCTGCGCCTGCCGCAACAGCATTAGCGACTGGACACAAATCAAACGATAAATATGTCGGTGTTTTACCTTCTGTCGTTAATTCTCCAGGGCTTGAACAAATCGCAACAGAGGATGCCTTCAAACCTGTAGCAAATGTTTTAGAGGGTGCTAAAAAAGAAGGTAAGGCAACGGGCATTATTTCAACTTCAGAAATCCAACATGCAACACCAGCAGGTTTTTCTGCTCATGTAAAAAATAGAAGTCAGTACGGTGATATCGCGGAGCAACAGGTTTACCAAAACATTGATGTTGTTTTAGGTGGCGGACTAGAATCGTTAACACCAGGCACAACAAAAAACGCTCGTAAAGATGGGGAAAATTTAATTTCTGTTCTTGAAGATCAGCAGTACGATCTTGTGAAAACACGGGATGAATTATTAAAGACCGACGCCGATAGAATTTGGGGAAGCTTTGCACCAAGTGCACTTGCTTATGATTTTGACCGTAAAGCTACAAATATCGATGAACCAACACTTGCTGAAATGACAGACAAAGCTATCGATACACTAAAAAAAGATGAGGACGGCTTCTTCTTATTCGTTGAAGGTAGTAAAGTAGACTGGGCAGCACACGCTAACGATACGATTGGTATCATCAGTGATATTTTATCGTTTGATGATGCTGTAAAAGAAGCGGTTGAATTCGCAAAAGAAGACGGAAATACAATGGTTATTGCTGTAACAGACCATGGTAACTCTGGAATAACGATGGGTAATGCTAATACAACAAGTACATACTCAAGTATCCCTGTATCCGCTTATATTGATCCATTGAAAAAAGCAACGATGACTATTGAGGGTGCACTTAGCCAATTAAAAGAGGACAAATCAAATATTGTTGAGGTAGCTACTCTTTACGGTTTAGATAATTTAACAGAGGAAGAGCTTGCAACATTAACATCTGCTAAAGATTTAGGCAGTGAAATGGCAAAAATGCTTGCCAACCGTGCTAACATTGGCTTTACAACCGGAGGGCATACAGGTGAGGATGTGTTCCTATACTCTTATGGTCCTTCTAAAGTGACAGGACTTGTGGAAAATACAGATTTAGCACTTACGATGGCTAAATTTATGAACTTTGATTTAGGTGAATTGACGGATGAATTGTATGTGCCTGCATCAGAAGCATTAACAAAAAAAGGCTTCACGACTAAAATTGATGTATCCGATAAAGAAAATCCTATATTCATCGCACAAAAGGATAATCACACATATTCGATTCCTGTTAACAAAAACATTGTCAATTATGAGAAGACATTAGAAAATGGTGATTCGGTAACTGACACTTTTACATTCAATACGATCAATGTTTATAATGGTACTGATTTCTACGTTTCACAAGAAGCATTAAATTCTATTAAATAG
- a CDS encoding folylpolyglutamate synthase/dihydrofolate synthase family protein has translation MIPLLEYYKERWHVQSERVIKPGLAAIKQALERLNNPQNALSVVHFAGTNGKGSTLTFVEQIARQHGLTVGKFMSPCIVDIHDQIQINGHPIESEQLDGLFQQLEKAGLSGKLTDFELLTVIAFLYFKQQNVDLVLLEAGMGGREDSTNVVEPIVSIIPSIALEHTNFLGTTLMSIATHKAGIIKANKPVIIGGLPEEAEQVIIAEALQQQAKLLKLGRDFDVYEAEQGEVYENAVQHLVIPALQRQLPGQHQAQNMALAITAFFEVAKALNVSPVLNKVQAGVQNATVPGRFEQVLPNLYFDGAHNPASIRMLVDTIKQQFPGKRIEFVLGILADKDVEAVLRILEEVGDAFYFVNLENERAMKAAYILQLSRAKEKEIIADEQSFLREKIPQQTIRFVTGSLYLLSEIRLKLK, from the coding sequence TTGATTCCACTTCTTGAGTATTATAAAGAACGGTGGCATGTGCAAAGCGAGCGAGTAATCAAGCCGGGTTTAGCTGCGATTAAGCAGGCGCTCGAAAGATTAAATAATCCGCAAAATGCCCTTTCAGTTGTTCATTTTGCAGGGACAAATGGAAAAGGTTCTACCCTTACTTTTGTAGAACAAATTGCAAGGCAGCATGGGTTAACTGTTGGGAAGTTCATGTCGCCATGTATAGTGGATATTCATGATCAAATTCAAATAAATGGACATCCCATTGAGAGTGAGCAGTTGGACGGGCTATTTCAACAATTGGAAAAGGCTGGTTTAAGTGGGAAGCTAACCGATTTTGAACTATTAACCGTCATTGCATTTCTTTATTTTAAACAACAAAACGTCGATTTAGTGTTGTTAGAGGCGGGTATGGGCGGTCGTGAAGATAGTACAAATGTTGTAGAGCCCATCGTTTCGATTATCCCAAGTATTGCGCTGGAGCATACGAATTTTTTAGGGACAACTTTGATGAGCATTGCCACTCATAAAGCAGGCATTATTAAAGCAAATAAGCCCGTAATTATTGGGGGTTTACCAGAAGAAGCCGAGCAAGTTATTATTGCCGAAGCACTGCAACAACAAGCAAAACTCTTAAAATTAGGGCGGGACTTTGACGTTTACGAAGCGGAACAAGGTGAGGTGTATGAAAATGCTGTGCAACATTTAGTCATTCCAGCACTGCAACGTCAGCTACCTGGTCAGCATCAGGCACAAAATATGGCTTTGGCTATTACCGCTTTTTTTGAAGTGGCGAAAGCTTTGAATGTGTCACCTGTGCTAAATAAAGTGCAAGCAGGGGTACAAAATGCAACGGTTCCTGGACGCTTTGAGCAAGTTTTACCGAACCTATATTTTGACGGTGCACATAATCCTGCAAGTATTCGAATGCTTGTCGATACGATTAAACAGCAATTTCCAGGGAAGCGCATTGAATTTGTACTCGGTATTTTGGCGGATAAAGATGTAGAGGCGGTACTTCGGATTTTGGAGGAAGTGGGGGATGCTTTTTATTTTGTAAATCTTGAAAATGAGCGCGCGATGAAGGCAGCATATATTTTACAATTGAGTCGTGCGAAAGAAAAAGAAATTATAGCAGATGAGCAATCGTTCTTACGAGAAAAAATACCGCAACAAACAATCCGATTTGTAACGGGATCACTCTATTTATTAAGTGAAATTCGTCTGAAGTTAAAATAA
- a CDS encoding folylpolyglutamate synthase/dihydrofolate synthase family protein, with protein MFQTIQQCTDFIFTLKASQYKGEPLQSAKIILEQLGSPEQKTKFIHFAGSNGKGSTLNATRELLMEHRLTVGAFISPHFERANERITINKKQISDEAFLRIANRITGIIDEKLNGQFPSFFEFMTLIALQYFSEQRIDVALLEVGIGGKLDSTNVITPEISVITTISLEHTDMLGDTYAQIASEKAGIIKCGKPVVIGVKNSEALTTIKQVALEQKAPIFVLGEQFTVESHDVGIFDYKGYASIEKIELAMVGEHQVNNAALAITAAQLFLNMLDSEKVKKAMKQAKWAGRFERVGTTIILDGAHNSEGTISLIETLKHVEPHKKYKFIYAALQDKDHEVSIRLMDNIASAMYFTQIDLPRAAKAQQLASQSEHAQKFAHENWQQLIEQQMHELKQDELLIITGSLYFIAEVRGEFVKKGLI; from the coding sequence ATGTTTCAAACTATACAGCAGTGTACGGATTTTATATTTACGCTAAAGGCGAGTCAGTATAAAGGGGAACCATTGCAATCTGCGAAGATCATTTTAGAGCAGTTAGGGAGTCCAGAGCAAAAAACGAAATTTATTCATTTTGCAGGTTCTAATGGCAAAGGCTCAACATTAAATGCAACACGAGAACTGTTAATGGAACATCGTTTAACAGTAGGTGCCTTTATTTCACCACATTTTGAACGTGCGAATGAGCGTATTACAATTAATAAAAAGCAAATTTCGGATGAAGCTTTTTTAAGAATTGCGAATCGAATAACGGGTATTATCGATGAAAAGCTAAATGGGCAGTTTCCGAGTTTCTTTGAATTCATGACACTCATTGCGCTTCAATATTTTTCAGAACAGCGGATCGATGTCGCGTTATTAGAAGTTGGGATTGGTGGAAAATTAGACTCTACAAATGTCATCACACCAGAAATTTCGGTTATTACAACGATTTCACTAGAGCATACAGACATGCTAGGGGATACATATGCACAAATCGCGTCTGAAAAGGCAGGGATCATTAAGTGTGGCAAACCTGTTGTGATTGGTGTGAAAAATAGCGAAGCACTGACAACAATTAAGCAAGTTGCACTTGAACAAAAGGCCCCGATATTTGTTTTAGGAGAGCAGTTTACTGTTGAAAGCCACGACGTCGGTATTTTTGATTATAAGGGATACGCTTCGATTGAAAAAATTGAGCTTGCGATGGTTGGTGAACACCAGGTGAATAATGCGGCGCTTGCGATAACAGCAGCTCAGCTTTTTTTGAACATGCTTGATTCTGAAAAAGTAAAGAAAGCGATGAAGCAGGCGAAATGGGCAGGACGATTTGAGCGTGTTGGGACAACGATCATTTTAGATGGTGCACATAATTCAGAAGGAACAATTTCGCTTATTGAAACACTTAAGCACGTTGAACCGCATAAAAAATACAAATTTATTTATGCGGCATTGCAAGATAAGGACCATGAAGTAAGCATCCGATTAATGGACAATATAGCATCCGCCATGTATTTCACACAAATTGATTTACCGCGCGCAGCAAAAGCACAGCAGCTAGCGAGCCAAAGTGAGCATGCACAAAAGTTTGCACATGAAAATTGGCAGCAACTAATTGAACAGCAAATGCATGAGCTAAAACAAGATGAATTATTAATTATTACAGGGTCCCTTTATTTTATAGCAGAGGTGCGCGGTGAATTTGTGAAGAAAGGGTTGATTTAA